A window of Haliscomenobacter hydrossis DSM 1100 contains these coding sequences:
- a CDS encoding class I adenylate-forming enzyme family protein has protein sequence MKDWFSKWALYSPEEIAVKEWETGRTLSYGALDKMANRLAWHLTQDLGLQTGERVAVLADNCLEYIALFAAAQKTGLVLVPLNYRLSSTEIDYLLRDSGPQLLIVEEKYQALVEAAPAWETIPQHWSIELLGEWLDAAVSAPAWPFASVFLEDDHPIFILYTSGTTGFPKGALYTHKMLFWNSINTAMSLVINSHGRTVVCMPPFHTGGWNVLTTPLLHHGGYVCLMKKFDTAEVLKALVEEKPSIFMGVPTMLKMIADCTGFAEADLSSLYYIIVGGEPMPIPLIETWHNKGVFIRQGFGMTEVGPNLFSLHHRDAMRKKGSIGRPNFYVEIKIVDENGQEVAPNTPGELLLRGPMTTPGYWGNPIATASSIREGWFYSGDMLRQDEEGYLYVVDRIKNMFISGGENVYPAEIERVLVAHPQVAGAAVIGVQDEKWGEVGKAFVTFTEGCTLDEVELKTWCVQHLAKFKVPKYFEFLRELPVSATGKIDKKVLR, from the coding sequence ATGAAAGACTGGTTCAGCAAATGGGCGTTGTACAGCCCGGAGGAGATTGCAGTAAAAGAATGGGAAACCGGGCGTACCCTCAGCTACGGCGCACTGGATAAAATGGCCAATCGCCTGGCTTGGCACCTTACGCAGGATCTCGGTTTACAAACCGGAGAGCGGGTGGCCGTATTGGCTGACAACTGTTTGGAGTACATCGCACTTTTTGCTGCTGCGCAAAAAACTGGACTGGTGCTGGTGCCGCTCAATTACCGCCTCAGCTCGACTGAGATCGATTATTTGCTGCGTGATTCAGGTCCTCAATTGCTGATTGTGGAAGAAAAATACCAGGCTTTAGTGGAAGCGGCACCAGCGTGGGAAACCATTCCTCAACATTGGAGCATTGAACTACTGGGAGAATGGCTCGATGCAGCGGTAAGTGCTCCCGCCTGGCCATTTGCCAGCGTATTTTTGGAGGATGACCATCCGATTTTCATCTTGTATACTTCTGGCACGACCGGATTCCCCAAAGGTGCTTTGTACACCCACAAGATGTTGTTTTGGAACAGCATCAATACCGCCATGAGTCTGGTGATCAACTCACATGGTCGCACTGTCGTTTGTATGCCCCCTTTTCACACCGGGGGCTGGAACGTGCTCACCACCCCTTTGTTGCACCACGGGGGCTACGTTTGTTTGATGAAAAAATTCGACACAGCGGAAGTACTCAAGGCGCTCGTGGAAGAAAAGCCCAGCATTTTTATGGGGGTGCCCACCATGCTGAAGATGATTGCCGATTGTACGGGTTTTGCCGAGGCGGATCTTTCCAGCTTGTACTACATCATTGTGGGTGGCGAGCCGATGCCCATTCCGCTCATCGAAACCTGGCACAACAAAGGGGTATTCATCCGCCAGGGCTTTGGTATGACGGAAGTGGGGCCTAATCTTTTTTCCCTGCACCACCGCGATGCCATGCGCAAAAAAGGCTCCATTGGGCGGCCAAATTTTTATGTAGAGATCAAAATTGTAGACGAGAACGGCCAGGAAGTTGCGCCCAATACCCCCGGTGAATTGCTCTTGCGCGGCCCGATGACTACGCCCGGCTATTGGGGCAATCCCATAGCTACTGCTAGCTCCATCCGCGAGGGCTGGTTTTACAGCGGCGACATGCTGCGCCAGGATGAAGAAGGCTACTTGTACGTGGTGGACCGCATCAAAAACATGTTCATCTCTGGGGGTGAAAACGTGTATCCGGCGGAAATTGAACGGGTACTTGTCGCCCATCCACAGGTAGCGGGAGCAGCCGTGATTGGGGTGCAGGATGAAAAATGGGGTGAGGTCGGGAAAGCGTTTGTGACGTTTACGGAAGGTTGTACGCTGGACGAAGTCGAACTCAAAACCTGGTGTGTCCAGCATCTGGCGAAATTCAAAGTACCGAAATATTTTGAGTTTTTGCGGGAACTGCCGGTGAGTGCGACGGGGAAGATTGACAAGAAGGTGTTGCGCTGA